tttggagaaatcgactcgaaaagttgataaaggcacccggaggaaaCCTACTATTTGGACtctcggtttggataaggggtacttcaattactaaggggcacctcgctGTTATTGGCACCCCAGATGCTGGATAAGGGAAATCTCATCCTTCGTTTGAATTtagaaatttggcgggaaaagaagctGTCAaccggcagaattagggtttatgatttggcatgttttagggagACTAAAGGGATGTAATTAATTGGGTTTGCTCTAATGGAGTAAACAGGGTTGGTAGTGGTGTTCGTTTCGATTGGAATTGACTATATCGACGATTTGGAGGTAAACAAAATTTTTGGTCGGGATTGTTTATCTTCTCCGGCAAAGTCACCTGGTTATAATTTGGACGAGCTTTCTATTGGACTTTCTCATGGTTTCGGGTTGGTTTAGGCCTGTTTCGATCAAACAAGCTTGGTAATGGACATTGAATCGAAGAAACCGAGTTATCCATGAAGTTTTGGAAAAATAGAGAAGTAGGGTTTCacggtttttcttttccttctctgtaCCGAGTGCAGCTGATGTTTGCGTGTGGGAAGAAGCAGTTGGTTACGATTTAAAAGGTGTTAGGAACGTTTTTGGAGTTTGTAAACACAAGTCAGCTGCGTGAGGAGTTGAAATAGCAAAGAAAAATCTCGTATCTTGCTTagaagtaaaagaaaatatttttggtagattgccgagattatttggagttataggGATTTATTCTCGGTCCAAATGGGTATTTATAGGATGCTGGGATCACAGAAAGCGggcatggagagttaggggtagaAAGTAGTGAGCACAGAAGGCTGCAGAGAGTTGTAGTCGGAGTTCCTACAGTTtcaggtgaagaagaagacgaagaatagatCATTGTTTGTGTAGTACctttcatattttctttgtaacagcaattGTAACAGAAGATTCTGTAACGCCCTTTCATCGTTGCAAATCTCTGCTCCATTATTattcttcaatagaaacacatttttgagcaatgaattatattttgagcgtgtttttcactatgtggagctagacccatcattgggacaacggaggaagcaacttttcatgattgtggtaaatgaattaattcttttattgactttttgcatagatttaattgctttatgatttctattaattacttgttattttgtctgatgtcgcatgcttggtttaaattacttttgatgcgtcatgcttacgacttacaaataatgttttatgaaatctatttttggcaaagaattagagtcacaacttcttttattTGAGCtacattgtctagagttaatgattgaaccacaagaatatgaaaagtagtgaaatcctgcgtctcagtgcctcttcatcttgtcaccatatttgtatatatatgttccttattttcgtttattaaaacttaaaatcaattcaacaaagtctgagtgaacgacaacctttaccactatctaaaattcgatcaggaCGCGCGTGAAACGCTGACACGACGCGTGTCCGGCgcatttttttttcgttttcattttatcttcttcctttatttttactattattaaccaaatgaagaaagacaaacatttagatcaataatttaggtttttattagggttttgtaattggaaatgacatcacgTATACCCTTAGTTAGGCATGTGTTGTTCTAAGAACGCATTTTGATTGTGTCATGTGTTTAATGGTGACTGATTGTTTGACATTCGGCGTATATAAACAAAtgatatctttttcttttttcaaatttatacacatgtagcatcattttctaatttttagggttgAAATACTTGACTTTgttgtataaatacatgattatacataaaaataatatataaataaaatatgtatatacgaGTCCGTGTCctaattttttgagaattttgtagtGTCCGCGTCTACGCGTCCGCGTCTGTGCCACCCAGAATGGGATCCTTAGTTTCTCCGGAGAGTTGAGTACACTTATGAAACAGACTTGGACTGACTTGTGCAAGCTTTTATTGGTGACAAGAAAATAACCCAAGAAGACTGAATTGGCATTGCTCtgagtaggaattaccaataggtaccattatagtgttcttagttagtagCAGGTCCATCCATTAAAAcccactaatcagaggtccataattaaaagaaaacatgaaaatggaccaaattttttaagcccaggtcatgTACATGTGCGAAGTCAGGTATACGTAATttgaaaataccaaaaataacctTTCCTATTTAACAGGTTATAAGCACGAGaaatcttatttatatttcaaatctgttttttcttctctttcctctcaccGTGCTGCAGATTCAGatggagatttttcttcaatttttttggtTTCTACCGATTCAAATGAAGAGTGTTCTTTTGTaatgtttattttagggttttcacgGTCTAATCGTTGTTTtgtttgattaagattttgatctccatgtttgatttcttgattatttactagatctagatgaataatcacgtttttggttcatttcgttattagatttgatcatactagttccattttgttatttttagattattttttttgtatgaaacaacagtacgtatatcctgTACTGACAGAAAACTAGCttattttgaatgaagaagaagaagaagatgcatcgttatgaCTTACGACAAGAAGATTGGTTgtgtttccaggtatgttttctaatcatcttctttgattatttttttttcgtttttcttcttttgattgtattatgaagatgaaattgatttttatgaCGCTTTTATGTTTTCAGGTTTGTtacagtttgtttttgtgtatgaattgacagtacatatctggtgtactgatataaaattcttttgattctgtttgttcagtgttttgccacttttttttggtttgatccattagTACATATgggtaatactgaaatatgtttatgaattgacagtacatagaTGGTGTACTGAGTTTGTTTTTTGTGTaaaattcttttgattttgtttgtttagagtttgtttttgtgtatgaattgacaatacatatttggtgtactaatataaaattcttttgattctgtttgttcagagttttgtcatttttgttttttggtttgatccattagTACACATGTGTAATACTGAAGTATGTgatttgattcggttatattcatggattcatcacttcttcttgaCATACAATTGACTTTTTAGTTCACGAATATGCAGTACGTATATGGCGTAATGATataaacttcttctgattctgttttatttgGAGTTTTACCaatgtttttgggttcgatccatgagtacgtatgcgcaatactgaaatatgtgccaGTTTTGTATAGCTTTTTCTGTGTTTATTGTGGATTTGTaggtttttctatttttcttctatGATTTAATACTGTATTGAAGAAATATTATAGATTAatttgtatgatcctacaatatatgtgatgtaatacgttttctaatttatttataattGATTCTAACAGATATGTACTTTACCTGGAAGCGGTGCAGCATATATGTACTCGAATTGTAAGCAGCggatatatactcgaatttgtaagcagtgcgacagatatgtactcagatttgtaagcagtgcggcatatatgtactcaaatttgttagcagatatgtactcgaatttgtgagcagtgtaccagatatgtactcaaatttgtaagcagtgtagacacacacatTTGGTAGTAgggggtattatggtcatttctatgttttaattaattttggacctccggataaaagaAAGTTCTGGTTGGACCTTACTATAAACAACTATATGGGCTTTGGACCAATCAACAAATTTTCCTTGCTCTGATTACCACCTTCCCCTTCTCCACGGACAAcgctagggctgttcatggtcgattttggttcggtttctagccaaaccaaaaccgaaaccaatattattggtttctaaaaatctaaaccaaaccaatccattaaccattggttcggtttccaaatggttccagttggtttcggtttgttccagtggtttttggttaaccaataattatgtcaaaccaaaaaaaaaatacacaaatttacggataaaaaaatcgtagttgccgatagtattggtttacacaaatatacagacaaaaaaaataaatcaagaatagtgtaaacttactctaattctagagatcaaaagaagatatataatatatcttaatttagttattgacaaataaaaaagaaggaagacgggaagaaaaaagtcgagtagcagcagctgttgttggggtggagaagggaggcggatgagagaatgagaaagagaaagagggagagtatcataatgaaatattagatttagggtttctatttgtcctctaaatcaatgggtagaatctaatacttttaaatcgacggtagaaactaagtttaaaaattaatcggttccccaatgatttttggttcggttttcaggtcaaaccaaaaccaaaccagtaatgtcgatttttcaactttttttaccaaaccaatccaaatctaaatggtttggttcggtttcttgcttattggtctggttcggtcggtttctaacggttaaccgacaccatgttcagccctagacAACGCGGTTTGCCTCTCCAATCCTTCACAAACTTTCATTTGCAAGAAACAACGAAGAATCTTATCTTTGGATGACAAAAAAAGGCAGGTTACAAGTCCAAGTGGGACTCACCTCATCTGACAAATCTGCCGAATATTTTCTCTCAATCAAACACTCTTATTGGCTGCATATGGGGTAGATTGTCCTATCTTCATGATCATGAATTCATACTTTACTGATCCACATAAAACATACACACAGTTCCATCAGGTGCCGTGTAAAATGGTCTGTACTATTCATAACCTGCTTTTAAATCTAAGTTTGAAAACTCTAGTCTGATTTTCTGAAGTCAGGAAACATTAAAATGTGTGGGGTCAAAATTGTTGGTTAGTCAGTCAATGAGTCAAAGTCTTTGTTATGGTAGTCACTTTCCCTCCCAAAAAAATTTCCACAAACAAACAGAATCCTTGAAGAAAAAGGATACAAATTCTCTTGTTTATCTTCACAAACCAAAACACAAACATATGATAAGCTTTAGAATTCACTGAAATGAGCACCACAAGGTATGTTCATCATGGCTCTTTTTGGTTTTCTGTGTTCTTGTTCTTCGATTTCATTTCTCTTGTTTTCTCTGAACTTTCTAGTAATCAAAGAGGAACCATGATTAGGTTATCAAATTCAGTTAATAATAAAAGTTGGAATACCACAAACCCAAATCCTTGTCTATGGAAAGGGGTCAATTGTAGTTCTACTGGTGTCTCTGTAACTAATATTTCTCTGTCAAGCTTAGGTCTTTCTAGTTCTGATTTTCTCACTGAATTATGCCAAATTGATTCATTAGAGGGTCTTGATGTCTCAGTAAACTCTTTATCTTCAATCCCAGATGTGTTTATCTCAGATTGTGGAAAACTTAATGGGTTAAAGATGTTGAATTTTAGTCAGAACAAATTATCTGGGGTTTTGCCTAATTTTACTGGGTTTTCTAGTTTGGTATCTTTGGATTTATCCATGAATAACTTAAGTGGAAAATTAGATGGTTTGGTTGGCAATTTTAAGGTTTTAGAGAAATTACAGCTGTCAAGGAATCAATTTACAGGTTCTATCCCTGATGAGCTCTTCGGTTATCAGAACCTAACCTTGATTGATCTTAGTGGTAATAAGATTTCTGGGGTTCTTTCAAATTCAATTGGAGATCTCTCCAAATTGAATACACTACTCCTTTCTTCTAATAATTTGAGTGGTGAAATCCCTAATAGCCTTTCCAGTATCAAAACCCTAAGACGTCTTGCTGCAAATCAGAATAGCTTTACTGGTATGATTCCTTCTGGAATTTCTcagtttctgctgagtttggatctCAGTTTCAATAATTTGGTAGGATCCATACCCATTGATCTCCTTTCCCCACCTAAGCTGGAGTATGTTGATCTTACTAACAATTCACTTGTAGGGCCTATTCCAGAAAACATTTCTATAACTCTGCTTCGATTAAGATTAGGTAGCAATCTACTCAATGGAAGCATTCCATCTGCGACCATTGGGAAACTTCTTCAATTAACTTATCTCGAGCTCGGTAATAATAGCTTGGTTGGGGAAATTCCTGTGGAGTTAGGAAACTGTGTGAAGTTAGCATTGTTAGACCTGTCTCAGAATAGATTATCTGGTTCATTACCAAAGGAGTTAGGTAACCTTCGTCAGCTTCAAGTTATGAAACTCCAATCCAACCAGGTATTTGGTGACATTCCTGATCGGATTTCACAGTTGCAGAACTTGTTGGTATTAAATGTCAGCCAGAATAATCTTACTGGTTCAATCCCATCAGCAATTTCAAGCTTAACAAAACTCGTGAACGTCAATCTACAAGATAATAAGCTCAATGGTTCAGTACCAGATTCGTTCAGTAAGTTGAATTTTCTAATAGAACTCCAACTGGGAAAAAACTGTCTATGTGGAAGGATTCCAAAGATGCCACCAAATTTGCAGATTGCACTTAATCTTAGTAGCAACTGTTTTGAAGGAGCAATCCCTGAAACCCTTGGTGGATTAAGTGCGCTAGAGGTTCTAGATATCTCCAACAACAATTTTTCAGGTAACGTCCCGGGATTTCTCACTACAATGGGCAGTC
This DNA window, taken from Papaver somniferum cultivar HN1 chromosome 3, ASM357369v1, whole genome shotgun sequence, encodes the following:
- the LOC113356119 gene encoding leucine-rich repeat receptor-like tyrosine-protein kinase PXC3, which codes for MSTTRYVHHGSFWFSVFLFFDFISLVFSELSSNQRGTMIRLSNSVNNKSWNTTNPNPCLWKGVNCSSTGVSVTNISLSSLGLSSSDFLTELCQIDSLEGLDVSVNSLSSIPDVFISDCGKLNGLKMLNFSQNKLSGVLPNFTGFSSLVSLDLSMNNLSGKLDGLVGNFKVLEKLQLSRNQFTGSIPDELFGYQNLTLIDLSGNKISGVLSNSIGDLSKLNTLLLSSNNLSGEIPNSLSSIKTLRRLAANQNSFTGMIPSGISQFLLSLDLSFNNLVGSIPIDLLSPPKLEYVDLTNNSLVGPIPENISITLLRLRLGSNLLNGSIPSATIGKLLQLTYLELGNNSLVGEIPVELGNCVKLALLDLSQNRLSGSLPKELGNLRQLQVMKLQSNQVFGDIPDRISQLQNLLVLNVSQNNLTGSIPSAISSLTKLVNVNLQDNKLNGSVPDSFSKLNFLIELQLGKNCLCGRIPKMPPNLQIALNLSSNCFEGAIPETLGGLSALEVLDISNNNFSGNVPGFLTTMGSLTRLLLLNNHLSGILPNFNPFTVVDISGNKDLIKSPTNKTPTSPTNNTSRKAKISVPVVILITVISVVLGAAVALTIVLFVTRKYYRVNDVNTYSGEQISPPQVIDGHLLTANRIHRSNIDFTAAMVSVSNTSNVIIKNRFSTYYKAVMPCGRDYYVKKLNWDDNILHLGSREKFAKELEILGRLNNSNVMVPLAYGLTADSAYLFYEYAQKGTLFEVLHGNLGKVLDWTSRYSIAVGIAQGLVFLHGCSSGSILLLDLSSKSIFLKSLKEPQIGEIELVELIGPSKNTGSLSTVAGSVGYIPPEYAYIMRLTVPGNVYSFGVILLELLTGKPAVSEGIELAKWALSNSTDRDQILDPTVSKTSSWARSQMLSVLKIALGCVNISPGARPNMKNALNMLVNAK